The following proteins come from a genomic window of Burkholderia stabilis:
- the grxD gene encoding Grx4 family monothiol glutaredoxin, with the protein MDTQQRIKQIVDENQVVLFMKGNAQFPMCGFSGRAVQVLKACGVDQFKTVNVLEDDEIRQGIKAFSNWPTIPQLYFKGEFIGGSDIMMEMYQSGELQQLFAAA; encoded by the coding sequence ATGGACACCCAACAACGTATCAAGCAAATCGTCGACGAAAACCAGGTCGTGCTCTTCATGAAGGGTAACGCGCAATTCCCGATGTGCGGCTTCTCGGGCCGCGCCGTGCAGGTGCTGAAGGCCTGCGGCGTCGACCAGTTCAAGACGGTCAACGTGCTCGAGGACGACGAAATCCGCCAGGGCATCAAGGCATTCTCGAACTGGCCGACCATCCCGCAGCTCTACTTCAAGGGCGAATTCATCGGCGGCTCGGACATCATGATGGAGATGTACCAGTCGGGCGAACTGCAACAACTGTTCGCCGCCGCGTAA
- the prmC gene encoding peptide chain release factor N(5)-glutamine methyltransferase — protein MPDITADELLRASPLDAVDARILLAHVLGWTRTQLITRGDAPLDAAAVERYRALEARRVAGEPVAQLVGMREFFGRPFDVTPDVLIPRPETELLVEAALDAIDGLPQPAVLDLGTGSGAIAVSIAAERPDARVWALDRSPAALAVAQRNADKLLDAHRPGGPLHWLQSDWYAALDPALAFDTIVSNPPYIAQHDPHLAQGDLRFEPRGALTDDADGLSAIRTIVAGAGTYLKPGGTLWIEHGYDQAEAVRALLLSHGFVAVESLADLAAIERTTGGRLPG, from the coding sequence ATGCCCGACATCACCGCCGACGAACTGCTGCGTGCGTCGCCGCTCGACGCGGTCGATGCGCGCATCCTGCTCGCGCATGTGCTCGGCTGGACCCGCACGCAACTGATCACGCGCGGCGACGCACCGCTCGACGCCGCCGCGGTCGAACGCTACCGCGCGCTCGAAGCGCGCCGCGTGGCCGGCGAACCGGTCGCGCAGCTCGTCGGGATGCGCGAATTCTTCGGCCGGCCGTTCGACGTGACGCCCGACGTGCTGATCCCGCGCCCCGAAACCGAACTGCTCGTCGAAGCCGCGCTCGATGCGATCGACGGGCTGCCGCAGCCGGCCGTGCTCGATCTCGGCACCGGCAGCGGCGCGATCGCCGTGTCGATCGCCGCCGAGCGTCCCGATGCGCGCGTGTGGGCGCTCGACCGTTCGCCGGCCGCACTCGCGGTCGCGCAGCGCAATGCCGACAAGCTGCTCGACGCGCACCGCCCCGGCGGCCCGCTGCACTGGCTGCAAAGCGACTGGTACGCGGCACTCGATCCGGCACTCGCGTTCGACACGATCGTCAGCAACCCGCCGTACATCGCGCAGCACGATCCGCACCTCGCGCAGGGCGACCTGCGTTTCGAGCCGCGCGGCGCGCTCACCGACGATGCCGACGGCCTCAGCGCGATCCGCACGATCGTCGCGGGCGCCGGCACGTATCTGAAACCGGGCGGCACGCTCTGGATCGAGCACGGCTACGACCAGGCCGAAGCCGTGCGCGCCTTGCTCCTGTCGCACGGCTTCGTCGCGGTCGAATCGCTCGCCGATCTGGCCGCGATCGAACGCACGACCGGCGGCCGCCTGCCGGGCTGA
- the prfA gene encoding peptide chain release factor 1, whose protein sequence is MKTSMQRKLDQLSTRLAELNDLLSRENVTADLDQYRKLTREHAELGPVVEQYALWRQSRNDETAAQELLADLSMRDFAEDEIRSARESMARLEVELQKMLLPKDPNDDRNIFLEIRAGTGGDESALFAGDLLRMYLRFAERQRWQVEMMSESASDLGGYKEVIVRIAGQGAYSRLKFESGGHRVQRVPATETQGRIHTSACTVAVMPEADEIGEIEINPADLRIDTFRASGAGGQHINKTDSAVRVTHIPTGIVVECQDDRSQHKNKDRALKVLAARIKDKQYHEQHAKEAATRKSLIGSGDRSERIRTYNFPQGRMTDHRINLTLYRLEAIMDGDLDELIGVLVTEHQAELLASLGETD, encoded by the coding sequence ATGAAGACGAGCATGCAACGCAAGCTCGACCAGCTGTCCACACGGCTGGCCGAACTGAACGACCTGCTGAGCCGCGAAAACGTCACGGCCGATCTCGACCAGTACCGCAAGCTGACGCGCGAACACGCGGAACTCGGCCCGGTGGTCGAGCAATACGCGCTGTGGCGCCAGTCGCGCAACGACGAAACCGCCGCGCAGGAGCTGCTCGCCGATCTGTCGATGCGCGACTTCGCGGAAGACGAGATCCGCAGCGCGCGCGAGAGCATGGCCCGTCTCGAGGTCGAGCTGCAGAAGATGCTGCTGCCGAAGGATCCGAACGACGACCGCAACATCTTCCTCGAAATCCGCGCGGGCACGGGCGGTGACGAATCGGCGCTGTTCGCGGGCGACCTGCTGCGCATGTACCTGCGCTTCGCGGAACGCCAGCGCTGGCAGGTCGAGATGATGTCGGAGAGCGCGTCGGACCTCGGCGGCTACAAGGAAGTGATCGTGCGGATCGCGGGCCAGGGCGCGTACTCGCGCCTGAAGTTCGAATCGGGCGGCCATCGCGTGCAGCGCGTGCCCGCGACCGAGACGCAGGGGCGCATCCATACGTCCGCGTGCACGGTCGCGGTGATGCCGGAAGCCGACGAGATCGGCGAAATCGAGATCAATCCGGCCGACTTGCGGATCGACACGTTCCGCGCGTCCGGCGCCGGCGGCCAGCACATCAACAAGACGGATTCGGCGGTGCGCGTCACGCACATCCCGACCGGAATCGTCGTCGAATGCCAGGACGACCGTTCGCAGCACAAGAACAAGGATCGCGCGCTGAAGGTGCTCGCCGCGCGCATCAAGGACAAGCAGTATCACGAGCAGCACGCGAAGGAAGCCGCGACGCGCAAGAGCCTGATCGGCTCCGGCGACCGCTCGGAGCGGATCCGCACGTACAACTTCCCGCAGGGCCGGATGACCGACCACCGGATCAACCTGACGCTGTACCGGCTCGAGGCGATCATGGACGGCGATCTCGACGAACTGATCGGCGTGCTCGTCACTGAACACCAGGCCGAACTGCTCGCGTCGCTCGGCGAAACCGACTGA
- the hemA gene encoding glutamyl-tRNA reductase: protein MQLLTIGINHHTAPVALRERVAFPLEQIKPALVTFKNVFLGPQAPNTPEAAILSTCNRTELYCATDDRAAREGAVRWLSEYHRIPVDELAPHVYALPQSEAVRHAFRVASGLDSMVLGETQILGQMKDAVRTATEAGALGTYLNQLFQRTFAVAKEVRGTTEIGTQSVSMAAAAVRLAQRIFEKVSDQRVLFIGAGEMIELCATHFAAQGPRELVVANRTAERGQRLAERFNGRAMPLADLPTRMQEFDIIVSCTASTLPIIGLGAVERAVKARRHRPIFMVDLAVPRDIEPEVGKLKDVFLYTVDDLGAIVREGNASRQAAVAQAEAIIETRVQNFMQWLDTRSVVPVIRHMHTQADALRRAEVDKAQKLLARGDDPAAVLEALSQALTNKLIHGPTSALNRVNGADRDSLIDLMRGFYQHAPRSNDQSGH from the coding sequence ATGCAACTCCTCACGATCGGAATCAATCATCACACTGCGCCTGTCGCCTTGCGCGAACGCGTGGCGTTTCCGCTCGAGCAGATCAAGCCGGCTCTCGTCACGTTCAAGAACGTGTTTCTCGGGCCCCAGGCGCCCAATACGCCCGAAGCGGCGATCCTCTCCACCTGCAACCGCACCGAACTGTATTGCGCGACCGATGATCGCGCGGCGCGCGAAGGCGCGGTCCGCTGGCTGTCGGAGTATCACCGGATTCCGGTCGACGAGCTCGCACCTCACGTGTATGCGCTGCCGCAGTCGGAAGCGGTCCGGCATGCATTCCGCGTGGCATCCGGCCTCGATTCGATGGTGCTCGGCGAAACCCAGATTCTGGGCCAGATGAAGGACGCCGTTCGTACCGCGACGGAAGCCGGCGCGCTCGGCACCTATCTGAACCAGTTGTTCCAGCGCACGTTCGCGGTGGCGAAGGAAGTGCGCGGCACGACCGAGATCGGCACGCAGTCGGTGTCGATGGCTGCCGCCGCGGTGCGCCTCGCGCAGCGCATCTTCGAAAAGGTGTCAGATCAGCGCGTGCTGTTCATCGGCGCCGGCGAGATGATCGAGCTGTGTGCGACGCACTTCGCCGCGCAAGGCCCGCGCGAACTCGTCGTTGCGAACCGCACGGCCGAACGCGGCCAGCGGCTCGCCGAACGCTTCAACGGCCGTGCAATGCCGCTCGCGGATCTGCCGACCCGCATGCAGGAATTCGACATCATCGTGTCCTGCACGGCGTCGACGCTGCCGATCATCGGCCTCGGCGCGGTCGAGCGCGCGGTGAAGGCGCGCCGCCACCGGCCGATCTTCATGGTCGACCTCGCGGTGCCGCGTGACATCGAGCCCGAAGTCGGCAAGCTGAAGGACGTGTTCCTGTACACCGTCGACGATCTCGGCGCGATCGTGCGCGAAGGCAACGCATCGCGCCAGGCGGCGGTTGCGCAAGCCGAAGCGATCATCGAGACGCGCGTGCAGAATTTCATGCAATGGCTCGACACTCGCAGCGTCGTGCCCGTGATCCGTCACATGCATACGCAGGCCGACGCGCTGCGCCGCGCCGAAGTCGACAAGGCGCAGAAGCTGCTCGCGCGCGGCGACGATCCGGCCGCCGTGCTCGAAGCGCTGTCGCAGGCGCTGACCAACAAGCTGATCCACGGCCCGACGAGCGCGCTCAACCGCGTGAACGGCGCCGATCGCGATTCGCTGATCGACCTGATGCGCGGCTTCTACCAGCACGCACCGCGCTCGAACGACCAATCCGGCCACTAG
- a CDS encoding response regulator transcription factor, which translates to MRIALIDPEARHAALLNRLLFAGGHVCHAFPSSAAFFEWLATDTCDMLITGNWAGDQPAEEVIPRAQTILPGLPAIAVMQLPRESEIVSCLHAGADDCLVRPVSGPELLARVNALSRRAGVRRPPTRSREMYGEYAFDATHCLVRFGEATVSLTPKEFRFAQLLFANLSRPVSRAHILETVWARRRDMKSRTLDTHASRLRSKLQLLPERGYRLLPLYGYGYQLDRVPVEPPNSRPRHADARYAASEEIAETL; encoded by the coding sequence ATGCGAATCGCTCTGATCGATCCGGAGGCGCGTCATGCCGCACTCCTGAACCGCCTGCTCTTCGCAGGCGGTCATGTGTGCCACGCGTTTCCGTCCAGCGCGGCATTCTTCGAATGGCTCGCCACCGACACCTGCGACATGCTGATCACCGGCAACTGGGCCGGCGACCAGCCGGCCGAAGAGGTCATTCCGCGTGCGCAGACGATCCTGCCCGGGCTGCCGGCCATCGCCGTGATGCAATTGCCGCGCGAAAGCGAAATCGTATCGTGCCTGCACGCAGGCGCCGACGATTGCCTCGTGCGCCCCGTGAGCGGGCCCGAACTGCTCGCGCGCGTCAACGCGCTGAGCCGGCGCGCCGGCGTGCGCCGGCCGCCCACCCGCTCGCGCGAAATGTATGGCGAATACGCATTCGACGCCACGCACTGCCTCGTGCGCTTCGGCGAAGCGACCGTTTCGCTCACGCCCAAGGAGTTCCGCTTCGCGCAATTGCTGTTCGCGAACCTGTCGCGGCCCGTGTCGCGCGCCCATATCCTCGAAACGGTATGGGCCCGCCGCCGCGACATGAAGTCGCGCACGCTCGACACGCACGCGTCACGGCTGCGCAGCAAGTTACAGCTGCTTCCGGAGCGCGGCTACCGGCTGTTGCCGCTCTACGGCTACGGCTATCAGCTCGATCGCGTGCCGGTCGAGCCCCCAAATTCCCGGCCCCGCCACGCTGATGCCCGGTATGCGGCGAGTGAGGAAATCGCTGAAACGCTATAA
- a CDS encoding aminopeptidase P family protein, whose protein sequence is MNARLPEVSPVPARLALLRGAMAREDLAAYLVPSADPHLSEYLPERWQARRWLSGFTGSVGTLVVTADFAGLWVDSRYWVQADAELAGTGVQLMKMTGGQQSAPHVDWLAQNVAAGATVGVDGAVLGVAAARGLTAALSARGIALRTDLDLLDAIWPERPGLPGDAVFEHAAPQADTTRASKLAEVRRAMHAQGAQWHFVSTLDDLAWLFNLRGADVNFNPVFVAHAMIGADRATLFVADGKVSPALAASLAKDGVDVRAYDAARASLAALPDGATLLVDPRRVTFGTLEAVPAGVKLVEAVNPSTFAKSRKTSTEIEHVRVTMEHDGAALAEFFAWFEKAVNRETITELTIEEKLTAARARRPGYVSPSFATIAGFNANGAMPHYHATPESHATIAGDGLLLIDSGGQYMTGTTDITRVVPVGTVSDLQRRDFTIVLKSMMALSRARFPRGIRSPMLDAIARAPMWAAGLDYGHGTGHGVGYFLNVHEGPQVISHYAPAEPYTAMEEGMITSIEPGVYRPGQWGIRIENLVVNRAAGQTEFGDFLAFETLTLCPIDTRCVLIEMLHDEERAWLNTYHATVRERVGRHLSGDAKAWLDMRTQPI, encoded by the coding sequence ATGAATGCCCGTCTTCCCGAAGTCTCGCCGGTGCCGGCCCGCCTTGCGCTGCTGCGCGGTGCCATGGCCCGCGAGGACCTGGCCGCCTATCTCGTGCCGTCCGCCGATCCCCATCTGTCCGAGTACCTGCCCGAACGCTGGCAGGCCCGCCGCTGGCTGTCCGGTTTCACGGGCTCGGTCGGCACGCTGGTCGTGACCGCGGATTTCGCGGGGTTGTGGGTCGATAGCCGCTACTGGGTGCAGGCCGACGCCGAGCTGGCCGGCACGGGCGTGCAGCTGATGAAGATGACGGGCGGGCAGCAGAGCGCGCCGCACGTCGACTGGCTCGCGCAGAACGTGGCGGCGGGCGCGACGGTCGGCGTCGACGGCGCCGTGCTCGGCGTTGCGGCCGCACGCGGGCTGACGGCCGCGCTGAGCGCGCGCGGCATCGCGCTGCGCACGGATCTCGACCTGCTCGACGCGATCTGGCCCGAGCGGCCGGGGTTGCCCGGCGACGCGGTGTTCGAACATGCGGCGCCGCAGGCCGACACGACGCGCGCGAGCAAGCTGGCCGAAGTGCGCCGCGCGATGCACGCGCAGGGCGCGCAGTGGCATTTCGTGTCGACGCTCGACGATCTCGCGTGGCTCTTCAACCTGCGCGGCGCCGACGTCAACTTCAATCCGGTATTCGTTGCGCACGCAATGATCGGCGCCGATCGCGCGACCTTGTTCGTCGCCGACGGCAAGGTGTCGCCGGCGCTGGCCGCGTCGCTCGCGAAGGACGGCGTCGACGTCCGCGCCTACGACGCCGCGCGCGCATCGCTTGCCGCGCTGCCCGATGGCGCGACGCTGCTGGTCGACCCGCGCCGCGTGACGTTCGGCACGCTCGAGGCCGTGCCGGCCGGCGTGAAACTCGTCGAGGCCGTGAATCCGTCGACGTTCGCGAAGTCGCGCAAGACGTCCACCGAGATCGAGCACGTGCGCGTGACGATGGAGCACGACGGCGCTGCGCTCGCCGAATTCTTCGCCTGGTTCGAAAAGGCCGTGAACCGCGAGACGATCACCGAACTGACGATCGAGGAGAAGCTCACGGCCGCGCGCGCACGGCGCCCCGGTTACGTGTCGCCGAGCTTCGCGACGATCGCCGGCTTCAACGCGAACGGCGCGATGCCGCACTATCACGCGACGCCCGAGTCGCACGCGACGATCGCCGGCGACGGCCTGCTGCTGATCGATTCGGGCGGCCAGTACATGACGGGCACGACCGACATCACGCGCGTCGTGCCGGTCGGCACCGTCAGCGACCTGCAGCGCCGCGATTTCACGATCGTGCTGAAATCGATGATGGCGCTGTCGCGTGCCCGTTTCCCGCGCGGCATCCGCTCGCCGATGCTCGATGCGATCGCGCGTGCGCCGATGTGGGCGGCCGGGCTCGACTACGGCCACGGCACGGGGCATGGCGTCGGCTATTTCCTGAACGTGCACGAAGGCCCGCAGGTCATCTCGCACTACGCGCCGGCCGAGCCGTACACGGCGATGGAAGAGGGCATGATCACGTCGATCGAGCCGGGCGTGTACCGCCCCGGCCAGTGGGGCATCCGGATCGAGAACCTGGTCGTGAACCGCGCGGCCGGGCAGACCGAGTTCGGCGATTTCCTCGCGTTCGAGACGCTGACGCTGTGCCCGATCGACACGCGCTGCGTGCTGATCGAAATGCTGCATGACGAAGAGCGCGCGTGGCTGAACACGTATCACGCGACGGTGCGCGAGCGCGTCGGCCGGCACCTGAGCGGTGACGCGAAGGCGTGGCTCGATATGCGCACGCAACCGATCTGA
- a CDS encoding cysteine hydrolase family protein translates to MADTAVIVVDMQRGLVERAQPAYRLDDVVSGINRLTAAARAANAPVCFVQHDGDADDDIVPGTPGWALHAGLVVGSDDWRVRKQVSDSFHDTPLAALLDREGVRSVLICGYATEFCVDSAARRAALLGYRTTVVSDLHTTNERAHLSAEQIVAHHHFVWKNNSLSGNAVTPRPLADVLATEFA, encoded by the coding sequence ATGGCGGACACAGCAGTGATCGTGGTCGACATGCAGCGCGGGCTGGTGGAGCGGGCGCAGCCCGCCTACCGGCTCGACGATGTCGTGTCGGGCATCAACCGGCTGACGGCGGCGGCGCGCGCGGCGAACGCGCCCGTGTGCTTCGTGCAGCACGACGGCGACGCGGACGACGACATCGTGCCCGGTACGCCGGGCTGGGCGCTGCATGCGGGGCTGGTCGTCGGAAGCGACGACTGGCGCGTGCGCAAGCAGGTGAGCGATTCGTTCCACGATACGCCGCTCGCGGCGCTGCTCGATCGCGAGGGCGTCCGTTCGGTGCTGATCTGCGGTTATGCGACCGAATTCTGCGTCGATTCGGCCGCGCGCCGTGCGGCGCTGCTCGGCTACCGGACGACCGTCGTGTCCGACCTGCACACGACGAACGAGCGCGCGCACCTGTCGGCCGAGCAGATCGTCGCGCATCACCACTTCGTGTGGAAAAACAATTCGCTGTCGGGCAACGCGGTGACACCGCGTCCGCTCGCCGACGTGCTCGCCACGGAGTTCGCATGA
- a CDS encoding HAD family hydrolase — MTIKAVVFDFGGVLIDWSPDYLYRQLIPDDAERRWFLTNVCAMDWVVRQDGGQTIEEGTAELVAKFPEHEPLIRAFYARWHEMIGGVIDEGAALVDRLDAQGMPLFGLTNWSAQTFPYAWDNFPVLRRFKDIVVSGRVKLIKPDPAIYHEMHARIDPHLPGIAPHELVFIDDNAKNAAAATALGWHGIHHTSAAATEARLRELGALA, encoded by the coding sequence ATGACGATCAAGGCAGTGGTATTCGATTTCGGCGGCGTGCTGATCGACTGGAGCCCCGATTACCTTTACCGGCAACTGATTCCCGACGACGCCGAGCGTCGCTGGTTCCTCACGAACGTCTGCGCGATGGACTGGGTGGTCCGCCAGGACGGCGGGCAGACGATCGAAGAGGGCACGGCCGAGCTCGTCGCGAAGTTTCCGGAGCACGAGCCGCTGATCCGCGCGTTCTATGCGCGCTGGCACGAGATGATCGGCGGCGTGATCGACGAGGGTGCCGCGCTCGTCGACCGGCTGGACGCGCAGGGGATGCCGCTGTTCGGGCTGACGAACTGGTCTGCGCAGACGTTTCCGTATGCGTGGGACAACTTCCCGGTCCTGCGGCGCTTCAAGGACATCGTCGTGTCGGGCCGCGTGAAGCTCATCAAGCCCGATCCGGCGATCTACCACGAGATGCACGCGCGGATCGATCCGCACCTGCCGGGCATCGCGCCGCACGAGCTGGTGTTCATCGACGACAACGCGAAGAACGCCGCGGCCGCGACGGCGCTCGGCTGGCACGGCATTCATCACACGAGTGCGGCGGCGACCGAGGCGCGGCTGCGCGAGCTGGGCGCGCTCGCGTAG
- the ettA gene encoding energy-dependent translational throttle protein EttA — MAQYVFTMNRVGKIVPPKRQILKDISLSFFPGAKIGVLGLNGSGKSTLIRIMAGVDKDIEGEATPMPNLNIGYLPQEPQLDPTKTVREAVEDGLGDLFQANKKLEEIYAAYAEPDADFDALAAEQAKYEAILASSDGGSPEQQLEVAADALRLPAWDAKIEHLSGGEKRRVALCKLLLEKPDMLLLDEPTNHLDAESVDWLEQFLVRFPGTVVAVTHDRYFLDNAAEWILELDRGHGIPWKGNYSSWLDQKEERLKQEEASESARQKAIKKELEWVRQNPKGRQAKSKARIARFEELNSQEYQKRNETQEIFIPVGDRLGNEVIEFKNVSKAFGDRLLIDNLNLKIPAGAIVGIIGPNGAGKSTLFRMLTGKEQPDSGEVVMGPTVKLAYVDQSRDALDGTKTVFEEISGGADVLTVGKYETPSRAYIGRFNFKGGDQQKIVGNLSGGERGRLHLAKTLISGGNVLLLDEPSNDLDVETLRALEDALLEFAGSVMVISHDRWFLDRIATHILAFEGDSQVTFFDGNYQEYEADKRARLGEEAAKPKRLRYKPISR, encoded by the coding sequence ATGGCCCAATACGTTTTCACGATGAACCGGGTCGGCAAGATCGTGCCGCCCAAGCGCCAGATCCTGAAGGACATCTCGCTGTCGTTCTTTCCCGGCGCGAAGATCGGCGTGCTCGGCCTGAACGGCTCGGGCAAGTCGACGCTGATCCGCATCATGGCGGGCGTCGACAAGGACATCGAAGGCGAAGCGACGCCGATGCCGAACCTGAACATCGGCTACCTGCCGCAGGAACCGCAGCTCGACCCGACGAAGACCGTGCGCGAAGCCGTCGAGGACGGTCTCGGCGACCTGTTCCAGGCCAACAAGAAGCTCGAGGAAATCTACGCGGCGTACGCCGAGCCGGACGCCGATTTCGACGCGCTCGCGGCCGAACAGGCGAAGTACGAAGCGATCCTCGCATCGAGCGACGGCGGCAGCCCCGAGCAGCAGCTCGAAGTGGCCGCCGACGCGCTGCGCCTGCCGGCGTGGGACGCGAAGATCGAGCACCTGTCGGGCGGCGAAAAGCGCCGCGTCGCGCTGTGCAAGCTGCTGCTCGAAAAGCCGGACATGCTGCTGCTCGACGAACCGACCAACCACCTCGACGCCGAATCGGTCGACTGGCTCGAACAGTTCCTCGTGCGCTTCCCGGGCACCGTCGTCGCCGTCACGCACGATCGCTACTTCCTCGACAACGCAGCCGAGTGGATTCTCGAACTCGACCGCGGCCACGGCATTCCGTGGAAGGGCAACTACAGCAGCTGGCTCGACCAGAAGGAAGAGCGCCTGAAGCAGGAAGAAGCGTCGGAATCGGCGCGCCAGAAGGCGATCAAGAAGGAACTGGAGTGGGTGCGCCAGAACCCGAAGGGCCGCCAGGCGAAGTCGAAGGCGCGTATCGCACGCTTCGAGGAGCTGAACAGCCAGGAATACCAGAAGCGCAACGAAACGCAGGAAATCTTCATTCCGGTGGGCGACCGCCTCGGCAATGAAGTGATCGAGTTCAAGAACGTCAGCAAGGCGTTCGGCGACCGCCTGCTGATCGACAACCTGAATCTGAAGATCCCGGCCGGCGCGATCGTCGGCATCATCGGCCCGAACGGCGCCGGCAAGTCGACGCTGTTCCGGATGCTGACGGGCAAGGAGCAACCGGATTCGGGCGAAGTCGTGATGGGCCCGACGGTGAAGCTCGCGTACGTCGACCAGAGCCGCGATGCGCTCGACGGCACGAAGACGGTGTTCGAGGAAATCTCGGGCGGCGCCGACGTGCTGACGGTCGGCAAGTACGAGACGCCGTCGCGCGCGTACATCGGCCGCTTCAACTTCAAGGGCGGCGACCAGCAGAAGATCGTCGGCAACCTGTCCGGCGGCGAACGCGGCCGCCTGCACCTCGCGAAGACGCTGATCTCCGGCGGCAACGTGCTGCTGCTCGACGAACCGTCGAACGACCTCGACGTCGAAACGCTGCGCGCGCTGGAAGACGCGCTGCTCGAATTCGCCGGCTCGGTGATGGTGATCTCGCACGATCGCTGGTTCCTCGACCGGATCGCGACGCACATCCTCGCGTTCGAAGGCGATTCGCAGGTCACGTTCTTCGACGGCAACTACCAGGAGTACGAAGCCGACAAGCGCGCGCGCCTCGGCGAAGAAGCCGCGAAGCCGAAGCGGCTGCGCTACAAGCCGATCAGCCGCTGA
- a CDS encoding DUF3761 domain-containing protein, whose amino-acid sequence MPALLRRATRIATLSAALFAACATLPHPAYAYRAPPGYGNEADLDRHDTYRNRDGESVHAPAHSKSGRVPEGASARCRDGAYSFSRHRRGTCSGHGGVAAWL is encoded by the coding sequence ATGCCTGCCCTGCTGCGCCGCGCGACGCGCATCGCAACCCTGTCGGCCGCGCTCTTCGCCGCGTGCGCCACCCTGCCCCATCCGGCGTACGCCTACCGCGCGCCGCCCGGCTACGGCAACGAAGCCGATCTCGACCGCCACGACACGTATCGCAACCGCGACGGCGAATCCGTGCACGCACCCGCGCATTCGAAATCGGGCCGCGTGCCCGAAGGCGCGAGCGCGCGCTGCCGCGACGGCGCGTACAGCTTCAGCCGCCACCGCCGCGGCACGTGCTCGGGACACGGCGGCGTCGCCGCGTGGCTGTGA
- the gcvA gene encoding transcriptional regulator GcvA, producing MNRSRLPPLNALRAFEAAARHLSVKSAAEELSVTPGAVSQMIRTLETHLGVQLFERVNRGILLTAAGRDYLPPVRNAFRQIADASQRVSGAADSGVLTVSVTPFFASAWLVPRLAQFRHACPDVDLQVVTSHALADFSRDGVDVAIRHGLGRYIGLCSERLLTVEIVALASPELVARLGMPATPADLVGWPHLHDAERKGWHIWFGAQRIDDFGPPRGPAFDDSGLLLQAIVAGQGAGLLPAAMVRGELASGRLVQLADVAWLDDFAYYLVYPPHHAERPKVAAFRRWILDAAQADGAASMSGAA from the coding sequence ATGAATCGTTCCCGCCTGCCGCCGCTGAACGCGCTGCGTGCATTCGAAGCAGCCGCTCGACACCTGTCGGTGAAATCGGCGGCCGAGGAGTTGTCGGTCACGCCCGGCGCGGTGAGCCAGATGATCCGCACGCTCGAGACGCATCTCGGCGTGCAGCTGTTCGAGCGCGTCAACCGCGGCATCCTGCTCACGGCCGCCGGCCGCGACTACCTGCCGCCCGTGCGCAACGCGTTCCGGCAGATCGCCGATGCGTCGCAGCGCGTGTCGGGCGCCGCCGACAGCGGCGTGCTGACGGTGAGCGTCACGCCGTTCTTCGCGTCCGCATGGCTCGTCCCGCGCCTCGCGCAGTTCCGGCACGCGTGCCCGGACGTCGACCTGCAGGTCGTCACGAGCCACGCGCTCGCGGATTTCTCGCGCGACGGCGTCGACGTCGCGATCCGCCACGGCCTCGGGCGCTACATCGGGCTGTGCAGCGAGCGCCTGCTGACGGTGGAAATCGTCGCGCTCGCGTCGCCCGAGCTCGTCGCGCGGCTCGGCATGCCGGCGACGCCCGCCGATCTCGTCGGCTGGCCGCACCTGCACGACGCCGAGCGCAAGGGCTGGCACATCTGGTTCGGCGCGCAGCGGATCGACGATTTCGGGCCGCCGCGCGGCCCCGCGTTCGATGATTCGGGCCTGCTGCTGCAGGCGATCGTCGCCGGCCAGGGCGCCGGGCTGCTGCCGGCCGCGATGGTGCGCGGCGAGCTGGCCAGCGGCCGGCTCGTGCAGCTCGCCGACGTCGCGTGGCTCGACGATTTCGCGTACTACCTCGTCTATCCGCCGCACCACGCCGAACGGCCGAAGGTCGCCGCATTCCGCCGCTGGATTCTCGACGCCGCGCAGGCCGACGGCGCGGCGTCGATGTCGGGCGCGGCGTAA
- a CDS encoding MmcQ/YjbR family DNA-binding protein: MTFDEVREIALAWRGVEEGTSYGTPALKVKGKMLARLREDGDTLVVKGVGSDERAWLIESEPDVYYVTDHYVGWPIVLVRLSAAHPDAVKNLLLREWRAIVPAKWRDEAAGDVK, from the coding sequence GTGACATTCGACGAAGTCCGGGAGATCGCACTGGCGTGGCGCGGCGTGGAGGAGGGCACGTCGTACGGCACGCCCGCGCTCAAGGTGAAAGGCAAGATGCTCGCGCGGCTGCGCGAGGACGGCGACACGCTGGTCGTGAAGGGCGTCGGCTCCGACGAGCGTGCGTGGCTGATCGAATCGGAACCCGACGTGTATTACGTGACCGATCACTACGTGGGCTGGCCGATCGTGCTGGTGCGCCTGTCGGCCGCGCATCCCGACGCCGTGAAAAACCTGCTTCTGCGAGAATGGCGCGCCATCGTGCCGGCCAAATGGCGGGACGAAGCGGCGGGTGACGTGAAGTAG